Proteins encoded in a region of the Pseudomonas putida genome:
- a CDS encoding COG3650 family protein produces the protein MRLTPTLLLTALLPLFAGCQLMANAPSDPNIGTTRMQGELRAANGQLLFKPCSENRTFVINDVGATGILQEAANLAKDANDKLFADVRGRLTGSKQANNDGQLEVRRLYRLEPSARACEDPNFKQLTLRADGQEPFWAVKASGKGMIIERPGKDPLPLPFLEEEVPGGGLTLSSEANGQHVELWVAPQRCVDSMSGAVRHLRAELHIDGKTLQGCGYYGGARDN, from the coding sequence ATGCGCCTCACCCCCACCCTGCTGCTCACCGCCCTGCTGCCCCTGTTCGCCGGCTGCCAGCTCATGGCCAACGCCCCAAGCGACCCGAACATCGGCACCACGCGCATGCAGGGCGAACTACGTGCCGCCAACGGCCAGTTGCTGTTCAAGCCATGCAGCGAAAACCGCACGTTCGTGATCAATGATGTCGGCGCCACTGGCATCCTGCAGGAGGCCGCCAACCTTGCCAAGGACGCCAATGACAAGCTGTTCGCCGACGTCCGTGGTCGCCTGACCGGCAGCAAGCAGGCCAACAACGACGGCCAGCTGGAAGTGCGTCGCCTGTACCGCCTGGAACCCTCCGCCCGTGCCTGCGAAGACCCCAACTTCAAGCAGCTAACCCTGCGCGCCGACGGCCAGGAGCCGTTCTGGGCGGTGAAAGCTAGCGGCAAGGGGATGATCATAGAGCGCCCCGGCAAAGACCCGCTGCCCCTGCCGTTCCTTGAAGAAGAAGTGCCCGGCGGCGGCCTGACCCTGAGCAGCGAAGCCAACGGTCAGCACGTGGAACTGTGGGTCGCCCCGCAACGCTGCGTCGACAGCATGAGCGGCGCCGTGCGCCACCTGCGCGCCGAACTGCACATCGACGGCAAGACCTTGCAAGGCTGCGGCTACTACGGTGGCGCACGCGACAACTGA
- a CDS encoding ABC transporter ATP-binding protein has protein sequence MLKFENVSTFYGKIQALHSVNVEINQGEIVTLIGANGAGKSTLLMTLCGSPQAHSGSIKYLGEELVGQPSSHIMRKSIAVVPEGRRVFARLTVEENLAMGGFFTDKGDYQEQLDKVLQLFPRLKERYIQRGGTMSGGEQQMLAIGRALMSKPKLLLLDEPSLGLAPIIIQQIFDIIEQLRRDGVTVFLVEQNANQALKIADRAYVLENGRVVMQGTGEALLTDPKVRDAYLGG, from the coding sequence ATGCTGAAGTTCGAAAACGTTTCCACCTTCTACGGCAAGATCCAGGCGCTGCACAGCGTCAACGTGGAAATCAACCAGGGCGAGATCGTCACCCTGATCGGCGCCAACGGCGCCGGTAAGTCGACGTTGCTGATGACCCTGTGCGGCTCGCCGCAGGCGCACAGTGGCAGCATCAAGTACCTGGGTGAAGAACTGGTCGGCCAGCCGTCCTCGCACATCATGCGCAAGAGCATCGCCGTAGTGCCGGAAGGCCGCCGCGTGTTCGCCCGCCTGACCGTAGAGGAAAACCTGGCGATGGGTGGTTTCTTCACCGACAAAGGCGATTATCAGGAGCAACTGGACAAGGTGCTGCAGCTGTTCCCGCGCCTGAAGGAACGTTACATCCAGCGTGGCGGCACCATGTCCGGTGGCGAGCAGCAAATGCTCGCCATTGGCCGGGCGCTGATGAGCAAGCCCAAGCTGCTGCTGCTCGACGAACCTTCGCTGGGCCTGGCACCGATCATCATCCAGCAGATCTTCGACATCATCGAACAGCTGCGCCGCGATGGCGTGACGGTGTTCCTGGTGGAGCAAAACGCCAACCAGGCGCTGAAAATCGCCGACCGGGCGTATGTGCTGGAGAACGGCCGGGTGGTGATGCAAGGGACAGGCGAAGCGCTGTTGACTGACCCGAAGGTGCGCGACGCGTACCTTGGGGGTTGA
- a CDS encoding OmpA family protein, with the protein MSSHKTLALALCLTAVTGCASHSPDGSKEGGSNWWPFGSDKVAEQEVKAAVTENVAKADAKSESASRWWWPFGGDDKQAKGPVVPKIDQKATQAWLDEYEPKLREAIKDSKLELERRDNVLAVTLPVDSSYNPDRPNMLLPMTLGPITRVAKTVEGDPKTAVLVLGHADSSGAAAANQKLSLERAASVSAIFRLSGLQRDRLTLKGMGSVMPRAANDSAEGRSLNRRVEMLLTPQNTMVALLAKYQQAAPAPAPTSMVAVQDAKAPAAKATDNKPAAKPAAKKPVAKAKAPVKATAKKKAAPAKPVAKKATADKKVAANSPAKTN; encoded by the coding sequence ATGTCTTCACATAAAACCTTAGCACTCGCCCTGTGCCTGACCGCCGTTACCGGCTGCGCCAGCCACTCCCCGGACGGCTCCAAGGAAGGTGGCTCCAACTGGTGGCCTTTCGGTTCGGACAAGGTCGCCGAGCAGGAAGTGAAGGCAGCCGTCACTGAAAACGTGGCCAAGGCTGACGCCAAATCGGAGAGCGCCAGCCGTTGGTGGTGGCCGTTTGGTGGCGATGACAAGCAGGCCAAGGGCCCCGTGGTGCCGAAAATTGACCAGAAGGCCACCCAGGCCTGGCTGGACGAATACGAGCCTAAGCTGCGCGAAGCGATCAAGGACAGCAAGCTGGAGCTTGAGCGCCGCGACAATGTGCTGGCGGTAACCTTGCCGGTTGACAGCTCGTACAACCCTGACCGCCCGAACATGCTGTTGCCCATGACCCTCGGCCCGATCACCCGCGTGGCCAAGACCGTCGAAGGTGACCCCAAGACTGCCGTGCTGGTACTGGGCCATGCCGACAGCAGCGGTGCTGCCGCTGCCAACCAGAAACTCAGCCTGGAGCGCGCCGCTTCGGTATCGGCCATCTTCCGCCTCAGCGGCCTGCAGCGTGACCGCCTGACCCTCAAGGGCATGGGCTCGGTGATGCCGCGTGCGGCCAATGACAGCGCCGAGGGCCGCTCCCTGAACCGCCGCGTGGAAATGCTGCTGACCCCACAAAACACCATGGTCGCACTGTTGGCCAAGTATCAGCAGGCTGCACCGGCACCTGCGCCGACCTCGATGGTGGCGGTACAGGATGCCAAGGCACCTGCTGCCAAGGCCACCGACAACAAGCCGGCTGCCAAGCCTGCGGCGAAGAAGCCCGTGGCCAAGGCCAAAGCACCTGTGAAGGCAACAGCCAAGAAGAAAGCGGCGCCGGCCAAGCCTGTTGCCAAGAAAGCTACCGCCGATAAAAAAGTAGCTGCCAATAGCCCTGCGAAGACCAACTGA
- the nhaA gene encoding Na+/H+ antiporter NhaA: MRSLFTRFFQLEAASGLLLIAAAVLALIINNSPLSYLYSGLLDVPVAVQIGALNIAKPLLLWINDGLMALFFLLIGLEVKREVVDGHLSKPSQVILPATAAVGGMVVPALIYWFINRDNPAAVAGWAIPTATDIAFALGVLALLGKRVPVSLKLFLMTLAIIDDLGAIIVIALFYSGTLSSVSLLLAAACLVVLIAMNRLGVVKLGPYMVIGLILWVCVLKSGVHATLAGVALALCIPLRTRNAETSPLLALEHALHPWVAYAILPLFAFANAGVSLAGMTVESFTHPVPMGIAVGLLLGKTVGVFGLTWLAVKLRLAALPAGAGWGRILGVAILCGIGFTMSLFVGSLAFSPGSSEYAGMDRMGILTGSFFAAVIGYAVTAMASRKPRVG, encoded by the coding sequence GTGCGTAGCCTGTTCACCCGTTTTTTCCAGCTTGAAGCCGCCAGCGGCCTGCTGCTGATCGCCGCCGCCGTTCTGGCCCTGATCATCAACAACTCGCCACTGTCCTACCTGTACAGCGGGCTGCTCGACGTGCCCGTCGCCGTCCAGATCGGCGCGCTAAACATCGCCAAGCCATTGCTGCTATGGATCAACGATGGCCTGATGGCCCTGTTCTTCCTGCTGATCGGCCTGGAGGTCAAGCGCGAGGTGGTCGACGGCCACCTGTCCAAGCCATCCCAGGTCATCCTGCCTGCCACTGCTGCCGTTGGCGGCATGGTGGTGCCGGCACTGATCTACTGGTTCATCAACCGTGACAACCCGGCGGCCGTGGCCGGCTGGGCGATCCCAACTGCCACCGACATCGCCTTTGCCCTCGGCGTGCTGGCGCTGCTGGGCAAGCGCGTGCCGGTGTCACTGAAGCTGTTCCTGATGACCCTGGCGATAATCGACGACCTGGGTGCGATCATTGTCATCGCCCTGTTCTACTCCGGTACCCTGTCGAGCGTATCGCTGCTGCTGGCGGCGGCCTGCCTGGTGGTGCTGATAGCGATGAACCGGCTTGGCGTGGTCAAGCTTGGGCCATACATGGTCATTGGCCTGATCCTCTGGGTATGCGTGCTCAAGAGTGGCGTGCATGCCACCCTGGCCGGTGTCGCCCTGGCCTTGTGCATCCCACTGCGCACGCGCAACGCCGAAACGTCACCGCTGCTGGCCCTGGAACATGCCCTGCACCCTTGGGTGGCCTATGCCATCCTGCCACTGTTCGCCTTCGCCAACGCCGGCGTCTCGCTAGCTGGCATGACCGTAGAAAGCTTCACCCACCCCGTGCCGATGGGCATCGCCGTCGGCCTGTTGCTGGGCAAAACCGTAGGTGTTTTCGGCCTGACATGGCTGGCGGTGAAGCTGCGCCTCGCCGCGCTACCTGCTGGTGCTGGCTGGGGGCGAATACTGGGGGTGGCGATACTCTGCGGCATTGGCTTCACCATGAGCCTGTTCGTTGGCTCGCTCGCCTTCTCCCCAGGCAGTAGCGAATACGCCGGTATGGACCGCATGGGGATTCTTACCGGCTCGTTCTTCGCCGCAGTGATCGGCTACGCCGTCACTGCCATGGCCAGCCGCAAGCCCCGTGTTGGTTGA
- a CDS encoding high-affinity branched-chain amino acid ABC transporter permease LivM, translating into MNKNLKQAFFSALLVWAVAFPVLGLKLSIDGISLAVHSQGSFTISIIAVCSVLMFLRVLFDKQWSSVMGRRSDRKLIPPAVSNYLTLPKTQRYVIIGLIVAALVWPFFGSRGAVDIATLILIYVLLGLGLNIVVGLAGLLDLGYVGFYAVGAYSYAMLSHYLGWSFWVCLPIAGLMAATFGFLLGFPVLRLRGDYLAIVTLGFGEIIRLFLRNLTDWTGGPNGISNIPKPEFFGLTFERRAAEGMQTFHEFFGLEYNSINKVIFLYLVALLLALLALFVINRLLRMPIGRAWEALREDEIACRALGLNPTVIKLSAFTLGACFAGFAGSFFAARQGLVTPESFTFIESAIILAIVVLGGMGSQLGVILAAIVMILLPELMREFSEYRMLMFGALMVLMMIWRPQGLLPMQRPHMELRR; encoded by the coding sequence ATGAACAAAAATCTCAAACAGGCGTTCTTCAGCGCCTTGCTGGTATGGGCCGTGGCCTTCCCGGTACTGGGCCTGAAACTGAGCATCGACGGCATCAGCCTGGCCGTGCACAGCCAGGGCTCGTTCACCATCAGCATCATCGCCGTGTGTTCGGTGCTGATGTTCCTGCGTGTGCTGTTCGACAAGCAGTGGAGCTCGGTGATGGGCCGCCGTTCGGATCGCAAGCTGATCCCGCCGGCCGTCAGCAACTACCTGACCCTGCCCAAGACCCAGCGCTATGTGATCATCGGGTTGATCGTGGCGGCACTGGTGTGGCCGTTCTTCGGCTCGCGCGGTGCGGTCGACATTGCCACGCTGATCCTGATCTACGTGTTGCTGGGCCTTGGCCTGAACATCGTGGTCGGCCTGGCGGGCCTGCTCGACCTTGGCTATGTCGGCTTCTACGCCGTCGGCGCCTACAGCTACGCCATGCTCTCGCACTACCTGGGCTGGAGCTTCTGGGTGTGCCTGCCGATTGCCGGCCTGATGGCCGCCACCTTCGGCTTCCTGCTCGGCTTCCCGGTACTGCGCCTGCGGGGTGACTACCTGGCGATCGTGACCCTCGGCTTCGGCGAGATCATCCGCCTGTTCCTGCGTAACCTCACCGACTGGACCGGCGGCCCCAACGGCATCAGCAACATCCCCAAGCCGGAGTTCTTCGGCCTGACCTTCGAACGCCGCGCCGCCGAGGGCATGCAGACCTTCCACGAGTTCTTCGGCCTGGAATACAACTCGATCAACAAGGTCATCTTCCTCTACCTGGTGGCCCTGCTGCTGGCGCTGCTGGCGCTGTTCGTCATCAACCGCCTGCTGCGCATGCCGATCGGCCGCGCCTGGGAAGCCCTGCGCGAAGACGAGATCGCCTGCCGCGCACTGGGCCTCAACCCGACCGTGATCAAACTCTCGGCGTTCACCCTGGGTGCCTGCTTCGCCGGTTTCGCCGGTAGCTTCTTCGCCGCGCGCCAAGGCCTGGTGACGCCGGAGTCGTTCACCTTCATCGAGTCGGCGATCATCCTCGCCATCGTCGTGCTTGGCGGCATGGGCTCACAACTGGGCGTGATTCTCGCGGCCATCGTGATGATCCTGCTGCCCGAGCTGATGCGTGAGTTCAGCGAATACCGGATGCTGATGTTCGGTGCGCTGATGGTGTTGATGATGATCTGGCGTCCGCAAGGCCTGCTGCCTATGCAACGTCCACACATGGAGCTGCGTCGATGA
- a CDS encoding beta-galactosidase yields the protein MVRRTLPAVFALLFSSPLLAGQQTLFSFVRPASVVNVVTEDAGMPQYNAEQTAEGEVLRRVVFNPAQRPTLRLSPQGGAWDWSAGQFLTLRLQSAMDWALTVDVTVQGSDGRTLTSRIDLPAGPAQTVMVPLTASSPLNQGMRAGPPMPWNYGGQRLLLTSSAGAVDLKQVASVSLSIPNPKVAQNLLIERVGIQDDDQAYKAAYHELIDTYGQSTRGNWPEKVTNDEQLKAADTREQQQLKGWLTERGKQQLDPYGGLLAGPAFAAKGFFRTEKRDGRWYLVTPEGHPFYSLGVNAVAADGGRTYVAGREGMFKALPAEGNALAAFYGEGNNDDGNASSQGRNFKQGRWFDFYAANLQRTYGKPCPPAVEGQPANCPPLALDAARWQTHALDRLQAWGFNTIGNWSEPALGQARRLPYTVPLSIVGDYASISTGMDWWGSMPDPFDPRFAMATERAVAIAARDHRDDPWLIGYFADNELAWAAPGSDPKARYGLAYGTLRLTTDVPAKRAFLKQLRDKYRNQEGLSKAWGIELAAWELMEDPGFEAPLPNPEHPEIERDYQHFQQVFAETYFKTIADSLKWHAPNHLLLGGRYAISTPEAVKACAEFCDVLSFNFYTLKPQDGYDFARLAELDKPVLVSEFQFGSRDRGPFWPGPLELAREEDRGPAYGNFLKAALAQPMIVGAHWFQYLDQPASGRLLDGENGHLGLVAITDVPYPGFVDAVRKSNLQAMGQLRALLEKPAP from the coding sequence ATGGTCCGCCGTACCCTGCCCGCCGTTTTCGCCCTGTTGTTCAGCTCGCCCTTGCTGGCCGGGCAGCAGACGCTGTTCAGCTTCGTGCGCCCGGCCTCGGTGGTCAATGTGGTGACCGAGGATGCCGGCATGCCGCAGTACAACGCGGAGCAGACGGCCGAGGGCGAAGTGTTGCGGCGTGTGGTGTTCAACCCGGCCCAGCGGCCGACTTTGCGCCTGAGCCCGCAAGGCGGGGCGTGGGACTGGTCCGCCGGGCAGTTCCTGACCTTACGCCTGCAAAGTGCCATGGATTGGGCGCTGACCGTGGATGTCACGGTGCAAGGCAGCGATGGCCGCACCTTGACCAGCCGTATCGACCTGCCGGCCGGCCCCGCGCAAACCGTGATGGTGCCGCTGACAGCCAGTTCACCGTTGAACCAGGGCATGCGTGCCGGCCCGCCGATGCCCTGGAACTATGGCGGGCAGCGCCTGCTGCTGACCAGCAGCGCCGGGGCAGTCGACCTCAAGCAGGTGGCCTCGGTGAGCCTGAGCATTCCCAACCCCAAGGTCGCGCAAAACCTGCTGATCGAGCGAGTCGGCATTCAGGATGACGACCAGGCTTACAAGGCTGCCTACCATGAGCTGATCGATACCTATGGCCAGTCCACGCGCGGTAACTGGCCTGAGAAGGTTACCAATGACGAACAGCTCAAGGCAGCCGATACCCGTGAACAGCAACAGCTCAAGGGCTGGCTGACAGAGCGCGGCAAACAGCAGCTGGACCCTTACGGCGGCCTGTTGGCCGGGCCGGCGTTCGCCGCCAAAGGCTTCTTCCGCACCGAAAAGCGTGATGGCCGTTGGTACCTGGTAACGCCGGAAGGGCACCCCTTCTATTCCCTGGGGGTAAACGCCGTGGCGGCAGACGGCGGGCGTACCTATGTCGCTGGGCGTGAAGGCATGTTCAAGGCCCTGCCCGCTGAGGGCAATGCACTGGCCGCTTTCTATGGCGAGGGCAATAACGACGATGGCAATGCCTCGTCGCAAGGGCGCAATTTCAAACAGGGGCGCTGGTTCGACTTCTATGCTGCCAACCTTCAACGTACCTATGGCAAACCCTGCCCGCCCGCAGTGGAGGGCCAGCCCGCCAACTGCCCACCGCTGGCGCTGGATGCGGCCCGCTGGCAGACGCACGCGCTCGACCGCCTGCAGGCCTGGGGTTTCAACACCATCGGCAACTGGAGCGAGCCTGCCCTTGGTCAGGCCAGGCGCCTGCCATACACCGTGCCGCTGTCGATCGTGGGCGACTACGCCAGCATCAGTACCGGCATGGACTGGTGGGGCAGCATGCCCGATCCGTTTGACCCGCGTTTCGCCATGGCCACCGAGCGTGCAGTGGCCATTGCCGCCCGCGATCACCGTGACGACCCCTGGCTGATCGGTTACTTCGCCGATAACGAGTTGGCCTGGGCTGCTCCCGGAAGCGACCCCAAAGCCCGTTACGGCCTGGCCTACGGCACCTTGCGCTTGACCACCGACGTGCCGGCCAAGCGCGCATTCCTCAAGCAGTTGCGTGACAAGTATCGCAACCAGGAAGGGCTGTCCAAGGCCTGGGGCATCGAGCTGGCCGCCTGGGAACTGATGGAAGATCCAGGCTTCGAGGCGCCGTTGCCCAACCCGGAGCACCCGGAAATCGAACGTGATTACCAGCATTTCCAACAGGTATTTGCCGAGACCTACTTCAAGACCATTGCCGATTCGTTGAAGTGGCATGCGCCCAATCACCTGCTGTTGGGTGGCCGCTATGCCATCAGCACGCCAGAAGCGGTCAAAGCCTGTGCAGAGTTCTGCGATGTGCTCAGCTTCAATTTCTATACCCTCAAGCCTCAGGACGGTTACGACTTCGCTCGCCTGGCCGAGTTGGACAAGCCGGTGCTGGTGTCCGAGTTCCAGTTCGGCTCGCGCGATCGCGGGCCGTTCTGGCCGGGGCCGCTGGAGTTGGCGCGGGAAGAGGATCGCGGCCCGGCCTACGGCAACTTCCTCAAGGCCGCCCTGGCGCAACCGATGATCGTTGGCGCCCACTGGTTCCAGTACCTCGATCAGCCGGCCAGCGGTCGCCTGCTTGACGGCGAGAACGGTCACCTTGGACTGGTGGCCATCACCGATGTGCCGTACCCAGGGTTTGTTGACGCCGTGCGCAAAAGCAACCTGCAGGCCATGGGCCAATTGCGAGCGCTGCTGGAGAAACCGGCGCCCTGA
- the livG gene encoding high-affinity branched-chain amino acid ABC transporter ATP-binding protein LivG → MSREILQVSGLSMRFGGLLAVNGVGLTVKEKQVVALIGPNGAGKTTVFNCLTGFYKPSGGTILLDGQPIQGLAGHQIARKGVVRTFQNVRLFKEMTALENLLIAQHRHLNTNFFAGLFKTPGFRRSEKEAMERAQYWLEKVNLTEFANRTAGTLAYGQQRRLEIARCMMTQPRIIMLDEPAAGLNPKETEDLKALIAYLRESHNVTVLLIEHDMKLVMSISDHIVVINQGTPLAHGTPEEIRDNPDVIKAYLGEA, encoded by the coding sequence ATGAGCCGCGAAATTCTGCAAGTCAGCGGCCTGAGCATGCGCTTCGGCGGCTTGTTGGCGGTCAACGGCGTGGGCCTGACCGTCAAGGAAAAACAGGTGGTGGCGTTGATCGGCCCCAACGGCGCCGGCAAGACCACCGTGTTCAACTGCCTGACCGGTTTCTACAAGCCCAGCGGCGGCACCATCCTGCTCGATGGCCAGCCGATCCAGGGCCTGGCCGGCCACCAGATCGCCCGCAAGGGTGTGGTGCGGACCTTCCAGAACGTGCGCCTGTTCAAGGAAATGACCGCGCTGGAAAACCTGCTGATCGCCCAGCACCGCCACCTCAACACCAACTTTTTCGCTGGCTTGTTCAAGACCCCGGGCTTCCGCCGCAGCGAAAAGGAGGCCATGGAACGCGCGCAGTACTGGCTGGAAAAGGTCAACCTGACCGAGTTCGCCAACCGTACCGCCGGCACCCTCGCCTACGGCCAGCAGCGCCGCCTGGAAATCGCCCGCTGCATGATGACCCAGCCACGCATCATCATGCTCGACGAACCGGCCGCGGGCCTGAACCCGAAGGAAACCGAAGACCTCAAGGCATTGATCGCCTACCTGCGCGAGTCGCACAACGTCACCGTGCTGCTGATCGAGCACGACATGAAGCTGGTGATGAGCATCTCCGACCATATCGTGGTGATCAATCAGGGCACCCCTCTGGCCCACGGCACACCGGAAGAGATCCGCGACAACCCTGATGTGATCAAAGCCTACCTGGGGGAAGCGTAA
- a CDS encoding glycine zipper 2TM domain-containing protein translates to MRKSALLVATFTTMSLLLGGCASSLTGDSYSRDEARRVQTVRMGTIESLRPVKIEGTKTPIGGGAGAIVGGVAGSAVGGGRGSIVAAVIGAVAGGLAGSAAEEGLTRTQGVEITVREDDGSMRAYVQAVQENEIFRVGDRVRIMTVDGTSRVSH, encoded by the coding sequence ATGCGTAAATCCGCTTTGCTGGTGGCGACCTTTACCACCATGTCGCTGCTGCTGGGAGGCTGTGCCTCGAGCCTGACCGGTGACAGCTACTCCCGTGACGAGGCCCGCCGCGTGCAAACCGTGCGTATGGGCACCATCGAGTCCCTGCGCCCAGTCAAGATCGAGGGTACCAAGACCCCGATCGGCGGTGGTGCTGGTGCCATCGTGGGTGGCGTTGCCGGCAGCGCCGTTGGCGGTGGCCGTGGCAGCATCGTCGCTGCGGTGATCGGTGCTGTTGCCGGTGGCCTGGCAGGCTCCGCTGCCGAAGAAGGCCTGACTCGTACCCAAGGTGTCGAAATTACCGTACGTGAAGACGACGGCAGCATGCGCGCCTATGTGCAGGCCGTGCAGGAGAACGAAATCTTCCGCGTGGGTGACCGCGTGCGCATCATGACCGTTGACGGTACCAGCCGCGTTTCGCACTGA
- the pdxH gene encoding pyridoxamine 5'-phosphate oxidase, translating to MTQSLADMRRDYTRDGLAEAQAPGEPFVLFHQWFADAVKTEQAPVEANAMTLATVDGEGRPHCRVLLLKGLDEQGFTFFTNYESAKGQQLQANPFAAMTFFWPALERQVRIEGRVEKVSAQESDAYYQVRPLGSRLGAWASPQSRVIAGREELEGLVKATEARFSDTQPHCPEHWGGYRLLPERIEFWQGRASRLHDRLNYRFVNGQWQRERLAP from the coding sequence ATGACCCAATCCCTGGCCGATATGCGCCGCGACTACACCCGTGATGGCCTGGCTGAAGCCCAGGCGCCGGGGGAGCCGTTCGTCCTGTTCCACCAGTGGTTCGCCGATGCGGTGAAAACCGAGCAGGCGCCGGTGGAAGCCAACGCCATGACCCTGGCCACCGTGGACGGCGAAGGCCGCCCGCATTGCCGTGTATTGTTGCTGAAGGGGCTCGACGAGCAGGGCTTCACTTTCTTCACCAATTACGAAAGCGCCAAGGGCCAGCAATTGCAGGCCAACCCTTTTGCAGCCATGACCTTCTTCTGGCCGGCGCTGGAGCGCCAGGTGCGCATCGAAGGGCGGGTGGAGAAGGTCTCGGCGCAGGAGTCGGATGCCTACTATCAGGTGCGCCCGCTGGGCAGCCGCCTGGGGGCCTGGGCCTCGCCGCAGAGCCGGGTGATTGCCGGGCGTGAAGAGCTCGAGGGCCTGGTCAAGGCTACCGAAGCGCGCTTTTCCGACACCCAGCCGCACTGCCCTGAGCATTGGGGGGGCTACCGTTTGTTGCCTGAGCGCATCGAGTTCTGGCAGGGGCGGGCGAGCCGCTTGCATGACCGGTTGAATTACCGGTTCGTGAATGGGCAATGGCAGCGGGAGCGGCTGGCGCCCTGA